The following proteins are co-located in the Candidatus Methanogranum gryphiswaldense genome:
- a CDS encoding GNAT family N-acetyltransferase, with the protein MKLKDIEKVRELELSCIREYFAKTLENKWEDLPQQWKENIGASSKNHFKAYLDSGLSFVAEEDGEIYGFIFAQMLHHIADVDNLVWIENMGVHPYVRHNAIGYKLLREVLRKGREMGGQVAHSMIQSDNAPSIMLHKKAGFFMDRREIALLDLQDPNLKL; encoded by the coding sequence TTGAAACTCAAAGATATCGAGAAGGTCAGGGAATTAGAGCTATCCTGTATCAGAGAATATTTCGCCAAGACATTAGAGAACAAGTGGGAAGACCTTCCTCAGCAGTGGAAGGAGAACATCGGCGCGAGTAGTAAGAATCATTTCAAGGCATATCTCGATAGCGGCCTAAGTTTTGTCGCTGAAGAAGATGGGGAGATCTATGGATTCATATTTGCTCAGATGTTGCATCACATAGCGGATGTGGACAATCTTGTCTGGATCGAGAACATGGGGGTCCATCCATATGTTCGTCATAATGCGATCGGATATAAACTTCTGAGAGAGGTCTTGAGAAAAGGACGCGAGATGGGCGGTCAGGTAGCCCACAGTATGATACAGTCCGACAATGCTCCCTCAATAATGCTTCATAAGAAAGCAGGATTCTTTATGGATAGGCGCGAGATCGCGTTGCTCGATCTTCAAGATCCCAATTTGAAACTTTAA
- the argS gene encoding arginine--tRNA ligase, producing MKVQNQFSDEVSEAVSEVLSDMGFPGIQFVTEVSEMADLSVPCFTMSKEMRMPPKDIAIKISEAIVPHGLITGISALNGYLNFMMDQNVLVKATLQDIVEKGNDYGTLPSKGKKINVEHTSTNPTGPIHVGRARNPIIGDTLARCLARCGYEIQTEYYVNDVGKQVVILAWGVNNIPAEKVEKKEERDKPDHQLVANYRLANKMMEEDPAVQEHISELLRKFEAGDQETITMVRQTAEIMLGGLKDTLAYINVTLDKYTWESDFIADGSARAIVERLKTSKYAGQSEDGAWFLDLKDFGVQGKNTKFTFTRSDGTTLYTTRDLAYHLDKFSRADIVIDVLGEDQKLGSKQLCSALEILGCERMPEAMFYSFVSLPEGKMSTRRGVVVYLDDLIDEAVARAYEEIKSRRSDLSEQKMRDIAKQIGVGAIRYNIVRVSPEKQFVFKWEDALNFDGNSGPYLQYVYARTCSMLRKAGDFEYDYDPAKLTDEYEIKLIKVLSRFEAAIQVAGEQKRINMLPAYGHEVASAFNQFYAAVPVLVAGNNRNARLTLVECTQTVLKNVISCLGMEAPEEM from the coding sequence ATGAAGGTCCAGAATCAGTTTAGCGATGAGGTCTCAGAGGCTGTGAGTGAAGTACTTTCAGATATGGGATTTCCAGGAATTCAATTTGTAACAGAGGTCTCAGAAATGGCAGACCTGTCTGTTCCCTGTTTTACCATGTCCAAGGAGATGAGGATGCCTCCAAAGGATATAGCCATCAAGATCTCGGAAGCGATCGTTCCGCATGGGTTGATAACAGGCATATCCGCGTTGAACGGGTATCTCAATTTCATGATGGACCAGAATGTACTGGTAAAAGCTACACTTCAAGACATAGTGGAGAAGGGGAACGATTACGGCACCCTGCCGTCCAAAGGTAAAAAGATCAATGTCGAACATACTTCGACAAATCCCACCGGCCCCATTCATGTTGGAAGGGCCAGAAATCCCATCATAGGGGATACGTTGGCAAGATGTCTGGCAAGATGCGGGTATGAGATACAGACCGAGTATTACGTGAATGACGTGGGTAAGCAAGTGGTAATACTCGCATGGGGTGTGAACAACATTCCTGCAGAAAAGGTCGAGAAGAAAGAAGAGCGCGATAAGCCAGACCATCAATTGGTTGCAAATTACCGTCTTGCGAATAAGATGATGGAGGAAGATCCAGCAGTACAGGAGCACATATCGGAGCTTCTGAGGAAATTCGAGGCTGGAGATCAAGAGACCATCACCATGGTAAGACAGACTGCGGAGATAATGCTCGGTGGCTTGAAGGATACACTGGCATACATAAATGTTACTCTTGACAAATATACCTGGGAATCGGATTTCATAGCGGATGGTTCCGCAAGGGCAATTGTCGAGAGACTCAAGACATCCAAATATGCCGGTCAGTCGGAAGACGGAGCCTGGTTCCTAGATCTCAAGGATTTCGGTGTGCAGGGAAAGAATACCAAATTCACATTCACGAGGTCCGATGGTACCACATTGTATACCACCAGGGACCTTGCGTACCATCTTGATAAGTTTAGCAGGGCAGATATTGTGATAGATGTCCTCGGTGAGGATCAGAAGCTCGGTTCCAAACAGCTGTGTTCCGCGTTGGAGATCCTGGGATGCGAAAGGATGCCAGAGGCAATGTTCTATTCATTCGTTTCACTTCCTGAGGGAAAGATGTCCACCAGAAGAGGCGTCGTTGTCTATTTGGACGATCTTATCGATGAGGCCGTCGCGCGTGCCTATGAAGAAATCAAGAGCAGACGCTCCGATCTTTCGGAACAAAAGATGAGAGACATCGCAAAACAGATCGGTGTTGGTGCGATCAGATACAACATCGTAAGGGTGAGTCCGGAGAAGCAATTCGTTTTCAAATGGGAAGATGCTCTTAATTTTGATGGGAACAGTGGACCATATCTTCAGTATGTTTATGCTAGGACATGCAGTATGCTCAGAAAGGCGGGGGATTTCGAATATGATTACGATCCAGCCAAGCTCACAGACGAGTATGAGATAAAACTGATCAAGGTCCTTTCAAGATTTGAGGCAGCGATCCAGGTGGCAGGAGAGCAGAAGCGCATCAATATGCTTCCGGCATACGGGCATGAGGTGGCCTCGGCGTTCAATCAGTTCTATGCAGCAGTGCCTGTACTAGTTGCGGGAAATAACAGAAATGCCCGTTTGACCTTGGTCGAATGCACACAGACCGTTCTTAAGAATGTCATATCATGTCTGGGAATGGAAGCACCAGAGGAGATGTAA
- the prf1 gene encoding peptide chain release factor aRF-1, whose product MGETNTVDRARYDFKKAMQEITDYKGRGTELISVYVPQTKLISDVMAYLREEQSQASNIKSKTTLKNVTGAIDSIMSRLKTYKAAPANGVVIFCGEVPRAGDQTKMVQYVIEPPEAITAFLYRCDSTFFTEPLESMLLDKKYYGLIVIDRKEATIGMLSGSKITVLKHFDSLVPSKHHQGGQSSVRFERLIEIAAHEFYKKVADNATTVFLDSILEMQGILVGGPGATKDFFVKENYLHHELQKKVVSPLFDTGYTDESGLKELVDDAQDAIQDMQLTIEKDYMQRLFREIRKQDGGLSAYGEAEVRAAAELGAVDVLLISETLKKSRVTVVCSNGHTHVMTVANTDESIVCPECQQLVKITNSEDLIDNFFEIADSFNARLQLISGDSEEGDMLLKAFGGVAALLRYKVA is encoded by the coding sequence ATGGGCGAAACAAATACTGTGGATAGAGCACGATACGACTTCAAGAAGGCAATGCAGGAGATCACAGATTATAAGGGAAGGGGAACAGAGCTGATTTCTGTTTATGTCCCACAGACCAAATTGATATCCGATGTAATGGCCTATTTGAGGGAAGAGCAGTCCCAGGCGTCCAATATAAAATCAAAGACAACCTTGAAGAATGTGACAGGAGCGATAGACTCCATTATGTCACGTTTGAAGACATACAAAGCTGCACCTGCGAATGGTGTCGTCATATTCTGCGGAGAAGTACCTCGCGCAGGTGACCAGACAAAGATGGTCCAATACGTAATAGAACCCCCAGAGGCGATAACGGCATTCCTTTACAGATGTGACTCAACATTCTTTACTGAACCTCTAGAGAGTATGCTTTTAGATAAAAAATACTACGGTCTCATTGTTATCGACAGGAAAGAGGCCACGATAGGTATGCTTTCGGGCAGCAAGATAACTGTATTGAAGCATTTCGATTCATTAGTTCCATCAAAGCATCACCAAGGAGGTCAGTCGTCCGTCCGTTTTGAAAGATTGATCGAGATCGCGGCTCACGAATTCTACAAGAAGGTTGCGGACAATGCGACCACTGTTTTCCTTGACAGCATATTGGAGATGCAAGGCATCCTAGTTGGAGGGCCAGGCGCTACAAAGGATTTCTTTGTTAAAGAGAATTATCTTCATCACGAACTTCAGAAAAAGGTCGTAAGTCCCCTATTCGATACAGGATATACCGACGAATCAGGACTCAAGGAACTTGTGGATGATGCGCAGGATGCAATACAGGACATGCAACTTACAATAGAGAAAGATTACATGCAGAGACTCTTTAGAGAGATCAGGAAACAAGACGGGGGCCTTTCCGCATACGGAGAGGCTGAGGTAAGGGCCGCTGCAGAACTGGGTGCTGTGGATGTACTGCTGATATCCGAGACCCTCAAGAAAAGTCGCGTGACGGTGGTCTGTTCTAACGGGCACACTCATGTAATGACCGTGGCCAATACGGACGAGTCCATTGTCTGTCCAGAGTGCCAACAGCTTGTCAAGATAACCAATTCGGAAGATCTCATTGACAACTTCTTTGAGATCGCAGATTCATTCAATGCACGTTTACAGTTGATCTCCGGAGATTCGGAAGAGGGAGATATGCTCCTTAAGGCGTTCGGCGGTGTAGCTGCACTTCTAAGGTACAAGGTGGCATGA
- the pyrH gene encoding UMP kinase, protein MSKNKVVVSIGGSILIPDSNDSVFIRSLADMIKELNKEVQIVIICGGGKIARYYANISSELGATTYQQDMLGIGTTRLNAELLAIALGDISSTEIPLTAKDAAKISVPGKVVVMGGTEPGHTTDAVAAMVAKEIGADRVINATSVDAVYSTDPKKDPNAVRYPKLTIKQLGELIYKDHGAGKSSVFDPLGIKIATENKIDILIVNGRDLNDLRNAILGNNIHGTFVNSH, encoded by the coding sequence ATGAGCAAAAATAAGGTTGTGGTATCGATCGGAGGATCGATTTTGATCCCTGACAGCAACGATTCTGTTTTCATTAGAAGCTTGGCTGATATGATTAAAGAATTGAACAAAGAGGTTCAGATCGTGATCATATGTGGAGGCGGTAAGATCGCAAGATATTATGCGAATATCTCGTCGGAACTTGGAGCCACCACGTACCAACAAGACATGCTTGGCATAGGTACTACCAGGCTTAACGCTGAACTTTTAGCGATTGCTCTTGGAGATATATCTTCCACAGAGATCCCCCTTACGGCAAAGGATGCCGCCAAAATAAGCGTCCCTGGAAAAGTTGTGGTCATGGGAGGAACAGAACCTGGACACACTACCGATGCCGTCGCAGCCATGGTGGCCAAGGAAATTGGAGCTGATCGCGTCATAAATGCGACATCTGTTGATGCGGTGTATTCAACAGATCCTAAGAAGGACCCAAATGCCGTAAGATATCCCAAATTGACGATCAAGCAACTTGGAGAACTCATATACAAAGATCACGGCGCTGGAAAGTCCAGTGTCTTCGATCCTCTCGGCATAAAGATCGCCACTGAGAATAAGATAGATATCTTGATCGTCAATGGTAGAGACCTGAACGACCTAAGAAACGCCATTTTAGGAAATAATATACATGGAACGTTCGTCAATTCCCATTGA
- a CDS encoding D-aminoacyl-tRNA deacylase, with the protein MSTPDLHIFTDGLDDVASGFGINVDVVIFMSKHSAASGDPALTVHPIGNYHENLYGGKEKGLVRPCPSLMTDAMRCISKYCDMPEFQKCFEVTHHGPWLEKPTFFIEIGSDERNWGNIHAAEILAKVLTDMGENDYPNVVGVAGGHYAPRFTEVALSYQVNFGHMVPNYQIEGRDDEDVLRILHDATSSTGTNMVYLHRNSLRKPLQHHLVDLIEGAGYDMIRSADLEPINGN; encoded by the coding sequence CTGTCTACGCCGGACCTGCATATATTTACCGATGGTCTAGATGATGTTGCAAGTGGGTTCGGCATAAATGTCGATGTAGTGATATTTATGTCAAAACATTCTGCCGCTTCGGGAGACCCAGCACTTACTGTACATCCTATAGGTAATTATCACGAGAATCTTTATGGCGGAAAGGAAAAAGGATTGGTAAGACCTTGTCCGTCCTTGATGACCGATGCGATGAGATGCATCTCGAAATATTGTGATATGCCGGAATTCCAGAAGTGTTTTGAGGTCACTCATCACGGTCCTTGGTTAGAAAAACCGACATTTTTCATAGAGATAGGTTCGGATGAACGCAACTGGGGCAATATACATGCGGCCGAGATCCTGGCCAAGGTCCTTACAGATATGGGTGAGAACGATTATCCGAATGTCGTAGGGGTTGCCGGAGGACATTATGCGCCTCGTTTTACCGAGGTGGCGTTATCATATCAGGTGAATTTTGGACATATGGTTCCCAATTACCAGATCGAAGGCAGGGATGACGAAGATGTATTGAGAATTCTCCACGATGCCACTAGTTCTACTGGTACAAATATGGTATATCTGCATAGGAATTCTCTCAGGAAGCCTCTGCAACACCATTTAGTGGATCTCATTGAAGGCGCAGGCTATGATATGATAAGGTCTGCAGATCTAGAACCGATCAATGGGAATTGA
- a CDS encoding phenylalanine--tRNA ligase subunit alpha, with protein sequence MDMMDVLEGLSYNEKRLLLALEEAGGSSTPADLISAGKFDLEVEIMGAASWLSSKGLVKMKEESFKFFEISDPKIVCEGLPERRAISFISANGGKMDLDLLSKKMLNGDDKIAVGWLKRKGLAEIVKEGDGKYLILTAAGKTALGSNMPDELLLEALSKGPLEEKDADPRIIKDLKGRQGMIQERMITLREITLTSDGHKAVRSGIELKKQITDVTDRIIQNREWESVDFRKYDVQTFAPSMVPAKKHPLSRLGFEVRRLFTDMGFTEMASEYVQPAFWNLDVLFTPQDHPARDLQDTFYLENPKSIHIDDEELVMKVKCEHEHGGNTGSTGWGGTWSRDKAELALLRTHSTVSSIRYIAEHPDAPQKAFSISRIFRNESIDATHLPEFTQIEGLVIDENADFDMLISMIKEFYSRMGFDQIRIRPAYFPYTEPSLELEVFFNGKWMELGGAGIFRPEVVEPFGVKCPVLAWGFGFERLAMLKWNIKDIRELYISDLDTLKKNPIL encoded by the coding sequence ATGGATATGATGGACGTCCTCGAAGGACTTAGCTATAATGAGAAAAGACTGTTATTGGCACTCGAAGAGGCAGGAGGCAGCAGTACTCCAGCGGATCTTATTTCGGCAGGTAAATTCGATCTCGAGGTAGAGATAATGGGAGCTGCTTCTTGGCTATCGTCCAAAGGACTTGTCAAGATGAAGGAAGAATCCTTCAAATTCTTCGAGATCTCAGATCCAAAGATAGTTTGCGAGGGTCTTCCGGAAAGACGTGCTATTTCATTCATATCTGCGAATGGCGGAAAGATGGACCTAGATCTTCTTTCTAAGAAAATGCTCAACGGAGATGACAAGATCGCTGTTGGATGGCTCAAGAGAAAGGGTCTTGCGGAGATCGTCAAAGAAGGTGACGGCAAATACCTAATCTTAACTGCAGCAGGCAAGACCGCATTAGGATCCAATATGCCGGACGAGCTTTTACTCGAAGCTCTTTCAAAGGGGCCTTTGGAGGAAAAGGACGCCGATCCGAGGATAATAAAAGACCTAAAAGGTCGTCAGGGCATGATCCAGGAGAGGATGATAACCCTCAGAGAGATAACACTTACATCGGACGGGCATAAGGCCGTCAGATCTGGTATCGAACTGAAGAAGCAGATCACCGATGTTACGGATCGTATCATTCAAAACAGGGAATGGGAGAGTGTTGATTTCCGTAAATACGATGTTCAGACATTCGCACCTTCAATGGTGCCTGCAAAGAAACATCCTCTTTCGAGATTGGGTTTCGAGGTCAGGAGGCTCTTTACAGACATGGGATTCACCGAGATGGCGTCTGAATATGTTCAGCCAGCATTCTGGAACCTTGATGTTCTTTTCACACCTCAGGACCACCCTGCAAGGGATCTCCAGGACACATTCTATCTAGAGAATCCTAAATCGATCCATATTGATGACGAGGAACTCGTCATGAAGGTGAAATGCGAGCACGAGCACGGAGGTAACACCGGTTCTACCGGATGGGGAGGAACCTGGTCAAGAGATAAGGCGGAACTGGCATTGCTTAGGACACACAGTACCGTCAGCAGCATCAGATATATCGCAGAGCATCCTGATGCGCCACAAAAGGCATTCTCAATTTCCAGGATATTCAGGAATGAATCCATAGATGCTACTCATCTCCCGGAATTTACTCAGATCGAGGGGCTCGTGATAGATGAGAACGCCGATTTTGACATGTTGATATCCATGATCAAAGAGTTCTATTCCAGGATGGGATTCGATCAAATAAGGATAAGGCCAGCATATTTCCCATATACGGAACCTTCTCTGGAATTGGAGGTCTTCTTCAATGGGAAGTGGATGGAGCTCGGTGGTGCCGGTATATTCAGGCCTGAAGTGGTGGAACCATTCGGAGTTAAATGTCCAGTACTCGCATGGGGATTCGGATTCGAGAGATTGGCCATGCTAAAATGGAACATCAAGGACATTAGGGAACTTTACATATCTGATCTGGATACTTTGAAGAAGAACCCGATCCTTTGA
- a CDS encoding tryptophan--tRNA ligase, giving the protein MAEDFKVTPWEVTGDIDYERLMQNFGTTPIDEGLLKRLGGYGEIHPMLRRGIFYCHRDLNQLLDQYDKGNKFFLYTGRGPSGNTHLGHLMPWIFNKWIQDTFKVPMLFQMTDDEKFLFKDLTLQETRGLAYENALDFVALGFDPDNTKIILDSECIKTLYPISLKVAKKVTFSTAKAVFGFDNSTNIGSIFFTTIQAAPAFLPTEQSGKQVPCLIPCGIDQDPHFRVARDVAPGLNYPKPAMLYCKMFPGLSGGDKMSSSDPMATIYTTDKPKEVKKKVGKAFTGGCVTVEEQKTKGGNPEVCAVFKYNYYLFEKDDSKVNEMAEKCRRGEILCGECKMVLTNKINVFLEEHQAKREEARGVVDSMTFEGFKW; this is encoded by the coding sequence ATGGCAGAGGATTTCAAGGTCACGCCCTGGGAGGTCACTGGAGACATCGACTATGAGCGTCTGATGCAGAATTTCGGAACGACGCCTATAGACGAAGGTCTACTGAAAAGACTTGGAGGATATGGAGAGATCCATCCAATGCTCAGGAGGGGAATATTCTATTGCCATAGGGATCTGAACCAATTGCTGGACCAGTATGATAAGGGGAATAAGTTCTTCCTCTATACCGGAAGAGGTCCTTCAGGTAATACACATTTGGGACATCTGATGCCTTGGATCTTCAACAAATGGATACAGGATACGTTCAAGGTACCGATGCTTTTTCAAATGACCGATGATGAAAAGTTCCTTTTCAAAGATCTGACCTTACAGGAAACAAGGGGTCTTGCATATGAGAACGCCTTGGATTTCGTAGCTTTGGGTTTCGATCCGGACAATACAAAGATAATCTTGGATTCCGAGTGTATAAAGACACTATATCCAATATCTTTGAAGGTGGCAAAGAAGGTCACTTTTTCAACGGCAAAGGCTGTATTCGGATTTGATAATTCTACCAATATCGGTTCAATATTCTTTACCACGATACAGGCTGCACCCGCGTTCCTTCCCACAGAACAGTCTGGAAAACAGGTTCCATGCCTTATTCCGTGCGGAATCGACCAGGATCCTCATTTCAGGGTCGCAAGGGATGTGGCACCAGGACTCAACTATCCTAAACCCGCGATGCTTTATTGCAAGATGTTCCCCGGTTTAAGCGGTGGTGACAAGATGTCATCCTCAGACCCGATGGCCACGATATATACGACCGATAAGCCTAAAGAGGTAAAGAAAAAGGTTGGAAAAGCATTCACTGGAGGGTGTGTCACTGTCGAAGAACAGAAGACCAAAGGCGGTAATCCCGAGGTCTGTGCAGTATTCAAGTACAATTACTATCTTTTTGAGAAGGATGACTCAAAGGTCAATGAGATGGCTGAAAAATGCAGACGCGGCGAGATACTTTGTGGCGAATGCAAGATGGTGCTTACGAACAAGATAAATGTGTTCCTTGAGGAACACCAGGCGAAGAGAGAGGAAGCCAGAGGGGTCGTGGATTCCATGACCTTCGAAGGTTTCAAATGGTGA
- a CDS encoding RNA-guided pseudouridylation complex pseudouridine synthase subunit Cbf5, giving the protein MLIKDPKTIPDRWGKRPSDRSVGELLGAGVIALDKPSGPTSHQVTAWARDVIHADKISHGGTLDPYVSGILPICTGKAVRLTDVVLSSDKEYVCLMRIHADRSEKRIRDVMSRFQGKIYQLPPVRSAVKRQLRIRTIKEIDILEIKDRQVLFRVSCDAGTYIRTLCTDVGEVLGCGANMEELRRSRSGIMTEEKAATLQDITDAYVFWQQDGREEWLRSLIQPMEVLVEPLPKVIVKPTAVDAVCHGADLNIQGIHMLDDEIRKNALVAMITARGELIALGKMQMSSAKIMATEQGKAVSTERVFMERGHYPKMWKFSTDLDELQEDITIE; this is encoded by the coding sequence ATGTTGATAAAAGACCCAAAGACGATACCCGATAGATGGGGCAAGAGACCTTCCGACCGTTCCGTAGGGGAATTGCTGGGTGCCGGCGTCATCGCATTGGATAAGCCTTCTGGACCGACATCACACCAGGTAACTGCATGGGCAAGGGATGTTATACATGCGGATAAGATAAGTCACGGAGGTACGTTGGACCCTTACGTGAGCGGTATTCTTCCCATATGCACAGGTAAGGCCGTTCGTTTGACGGATGTAGTATTGTCCTCAGATAAGGAATACGTGTGCTTGATGAGGATACACGCAGACAGGTCCGAGAAACGTATAAGAGATGTCATGTCAAGATTCCAAGGGAAGATCTATCAGCTTCCACCGGTAAGATCTGCTGTGAAAAGACAGCTCAGGATCAGGACGATAAAAGAGATAGATATATTGGAGATCAAGGATAGACAGGTGCTTTTTAGGGTCTCATGCGACGCAGGTACTTACATACGCACACTTTGCACAGATGTTGGCGAAGTTCTCGGTTGCGGTGCGAACATGGAGGAACTAAGACGTTCTCGTTCTGGTATCATGACAGAGGAGAAAGCAGCGACATTGCAGGACATTACGGATGCGTATGTATTCTGGCAACAAGATGGACGCGAAGAGTGGCTTAGGAGTCTCATCCAACCAATGGAGGTCCTTGTGGAACCTTTGCCAAAGGTCATTGTCAAACCTACCGCAGTAGATGCTGTTTGTCATGGTGCCGATCTTAACATACAGGGAATACACATGCTCGATGACGAGATCAGAAAGAATGCGTTGGTAGCTATGATCACAGCCAGAGGTGAACTTATCGCCTTAGGTAAAATGCAGATGTCATCCGCAAAGATAATGGCAACTGAGCAGGGCAAAGCGGTTTCTACGGAGCGTGTTTTCATGGAACGCGGGCATTATCCCAAGATGTGGAAATTTTCTACAGATCTTGATGAACTTCAAGAAGATATAACGATAGAGTGA
- a CDS encoding AAA family ATPase, producing the protein MRITISGPPGSGKTTTCKMLSEALGLKAVVFGQFFREMAAERKLTLAEFSAVAEKDPKIDETIDSKILEIARANPDIILESRLSAYMLSRNNIPAYKVYLGASPKVRMMRVGLREGESFDEAIKKTAERQASEAKRYKMYYDIDVEDLSVYDLVILTDNMTPKEVTRKILDSLKDHRC; encoded by the coding sequence ATGAGGATAACCATAAGTGGTCCTCCCGGATCGGGGAAGACCACCACGTGTAAGATGCTGTCCGAGGCCCTCGGCCTTAAAGCCGTGGTCTTCGGACAGTTCTTCCGTGAAATGGCTGCCGAAAGAAAACTTACACTCGCTGAGTTCAGTGCGGTCGCGGAGAAAGACCCGAAGATCGACGAAACGATCGATTCTAAGATATTGGAGATCGCACGTGCGAATCCGGATATCATTTTGGAATCGAGATTATCCGCTTATATGCTCTCAAGAAACAATATTCCTGCTTATAAAGTATATTTGGGTGCAAGCCCGAAGGTCAGGATGATGAGGGTCGGCCTTCGTGAGGGGGAATCTTTTGACGAAGCGATAAAGAAGACCGCGGAGCGTCAAGCATCCGAGGCAAAACGTTACAAAATGTATTATGATATAGATGTCGAAGACCTCAGTGTCTACGACCTCGTTATTTTGACAGATAACATGACCCCTAAAGAGGTCACTCGCAAGATACTCGATTCTTTAAAGGACCATAGATGTTGA
- a CDS encoding EMC3/TMCO1 family protein, which translates to MPKGTLIGMMIALVVMMVVMMFRDPIGKALNVVFQYIDFGGQWPVFTLIISGIIMITLSTVIRGFITDPIEQAKVQQEQSGFNAELRQARIENNLFKLKKLQEQQPQMMGKSMKMSTDQMKIMPVTMVIILPVYAWVYYFISYTVDPVDLYINMPWGVLNLANSVMGFMPYWIVIYTMISLPIGQLENRFVRYYLLKKRLKELDVVY; encoded by the coding sequence ATGCCCAAGGGCACCCTGATCGGCATGATGATCGCCCTGGTCGTCATGATGGTCGTCATGATGTTCAGAGACCCGATCGGTAAAGCGTTGAATGTAGTGTTCCAGTACATTGACTTTGGTGGTCAATGGCCTGTGTTCACTCTGATCATCTCAGGTATAATCATGATCACCCTAAGCACGGTGATCAGGGGATTCATCACCGATCCAATAGAACAGGCAAAAGTTCAACAGGAGCAGTCGGGGTTCAACGCAGAACTTCGTCAGGCAAGAATAGAGAACAATCTATTCAAACTGAAAAAGCTCCAAGAACAGCAGCCGCAGATGATGGGAAAATCCATGAAGATGAGCACCGATCAAATGAAGATCATGCCCGTCACCATGGTCATCATCCTCCCGGTGTATGCCTGGGTCTATTACTTCATATCATATACTGTGGACCCTGTGGATCTCTACATTAATATGCCGTGGGGAGTGTTGAACCTTGCGAATTCAGTAATGGGATTCATGCCGTATTGGATCGTCATCTACACGATGATCAGCTTACCCATCGGACAGTTGGAGAATAGATTCGTAAGATACTATCTCCTGAAAAAACGTCTGAAGGAACTGGATGTCGTATATTGA